In Paenibacillus sp. J23TS9, a single genomic region encodes these proteins:
- a CDS encoding YlxQ family RNA-binding protein, whose product MNKFFSRLGLAMRAGKIKTGDEIVLKAIRSSEAKLVILAGDASANTQKKFRDKCGTYNIPLVIGFDRESLGTSIGKPERVVLAITDQGFAEMISKSLEIMSEVEYIE is encoded by the coding sequence ATGAATAAGTTTTTCTCCCGTCTCGGTCTTGCCATGCGAGCGGGAAAGATTAAAACCGGTGATGAAATTGTGCTGAAAGCGATACGGTCCTCTGAAGCAAAGCTAGTCATACTTGCGGGTGACGCCTCAGCAAATACACAGAAAAAGTTCCGCGATAAATGTGGAACATACAACATCCCTCTGGTGATCGGATTTGACCGCGAAAGTTTGGGCACAAGCATCGGTAAACCCGAAAGAGTTGTGCTCGCAATTACGGATCAAGGATTCGCAGAAATGATCTCCAAAAGCTTGGAGATAATGTCGGAGGTGGAGTATATTGAGTAA
- the rnpM gene encoding RNase P modulator RnpM, with amino-acid sequence MKQRKVPLRKCVACQEMMPKKELIRIVKTPEDEVLIDLTGKKSGRGAYLCGKVSCFKLAQKNKSLDRALKHHVKPEIYEQLAEDFISVEDEFLAVKGSSGDE; translated from the coding sequence ATGAAGCAAAGAAAAGTGCCGCTGCGCAAATGCGTGGCGTGCCAGGAAATGATGCCAAAGAAAGAACTGATCCGTATTGTGAAGACACCAGAAGACGAAGTGCTGATTGACCTGACTGGCAAGAAGTCGGGCCGAGGTGCCTATCTGTGCGGTAAAGTTTCATGTTTTAAGCTGGCACAAAAAAACAAATCACTGGATCGTGCCTTGAAGCATCATGTGAAACCGGAGATTTATGAACAGCTTGCCGAAGACTTTATTTCGGTGGAGGATGAGTTCCTGGCGGTCAAGGGGAGTTCGGGCGATGAATAA
- a CDS encoding PolC-type DNA polymerase III: MDKSDEKRKRFELLMKQGEIPPGLIDPYFLDGYIEQVETSRSNQEWVISIIKESLVPAEVYRNFCLKLRDKMQHIAKVSFIFKYGPSVDHEEIINTYWQLFLEWIHREIPSVNGWMGRAAHELDGDTLMVTMTDNTSLELARKKQIDQAIIRFYNQYFALPLRVKVQAGEVSREAYEEFEQKKLQEEREVIEKMITSMEAEARSTDEDGEEVRLQIGYDIKEQPVPIQEIQDEEKKITIQGTIFGLDSKELRNGSTLFMFNLTDFSDSLQMKMFAKTKEDLKIMSLLANGKWVKARGRVDYDRFMQIPELVMIPSDLAEVQAPPARKDTAPEKRVEFHLHSTMSTMDAVTPIDQYIKTAAKWGHKAIAITDHGGVQCYPDAAKAAKKNGIKMIYGVEANVVNDSVPVVLQPQPIELKSATYIVFDIETTGLSITNSKITELAAVKMYEGQEIDRYATFVNPHEKIPYHIQQLTNITDEMVRDAPDLEPVLQEFVKFVGDSVLVAHNARFDVGFIQASLKEYGMPLLDNPALDTLELARLIHPGMKNHRLNTLADKYKVLLESHHRAIDDTIALAGILNGLLADAEKIKGLTMLDRLNDYVGTDLSNTRPFHCGIYALNSTGKKNLFKLISMSHTEYFKRVPCIPKSKLVEMREGLLIISGCEKGEFFETVLNKTVEEAIEVAQFYDILEIQPLTMYMHLVDKGLVGSPTELKTAIKTICDIGEKLNKPVIATGNVHYLDPRDKLFRDITIHGITGFSPLKDIRKPDAHFRTTDEMLEEFEFLGKDKAIEVVVTNTNELADRFEELELFPDKLFTPIIEGADEEIRNTCYETARSIYGEDLPEVVIARLEKELEPIIKYGFSANYLISERLVKKSNRDGYLVGSRGSVGSSVVATFLGISEVNPLPAHYICKNEECKYSEWFLDGSIPSGFDLPDKTCPHCGSNLKGEGQDIPFETFLGFKGDKVPDIDLNFSGEYQPQAHNYTKEIFGDKCVFRAGTIGTVAEKTAFGYTKKYEEDHHQKWRGAELSRLAAGCTGVKRSTGQHPGGIVVVPDYMEVEDITPVQFPADDVNAEWKTTHFDYHAFDANLLKLDILGHDDPTMMRMLQDLTGVDPTTIPMNDPKVMSMFNSTEALGVEPGHIRTPVATYGVPEMGTKFVRQMLIESKPSSFADLLQISGLSHGTGVWLGNAQELIKNGTCNIKTVIGCRDDIMLFLIYKAGMDASLAFKITESVRKGKGLTPEWIEEMKKCKVPMWYIDSCLKIQYMFPKAHAAAYVISAVRTAYFKLYYPIHYYATYFSVRAEDFDIELCCQGYDAINRQIDEIEQKGFQATTKEKSMLSVLEMALEMTARGFSFKSIDLYRSEATRFIVDGDSLIPPFSAMQGIGDNAARNIAAAREHGEFLSIEDFQQKSKASKSIIELLTQLGCFRGLPESNQLSLF; encoded by the coding sequence ATGGACAAGTCCGATGAGAAGAGAAAAAGGTTTGAACTTCTGATGAAACAGGGTGAAATCCCCCCCGGATTGATCGATCCTTATTTTTTGGATGGCTATATTGAGCAGGTTGAAACGAGCCGAAGCAATCAGGAATGGGTGATTTCCATCATCAAAGAAAGTCTGGTACCCGCAGAGGTGTACCGGAATTTCTGTCTGAAGCTCCGGGATAAGATGCAGCATATCGCCAAGGTATCCTTTATCTTCAAATATGGCCCTTCCGTAGATCATGAAGAAATTATTAATACGTATTGGCAGTTGTTTCTGGAGTGGATTCATAGAGAGATCCCTTCGGTGAACGGCTGGATGGGACGTGCAGCACATGAGCTTGATGGGGATACCCTCATGGTTACGATGACGGATAACACCTCGCTCGAGCTTGCACGAAAGAAGCAGATTGACCAGGCTATTATCCGTTTTTATAACCAGTATTTTGCACTCCCGCTGCGTGTGAAGGTTCAGGCTGGTGAAGTCAGCAGAGAAGCCTATGAGGAGTTTGAACAGAAGAAGCTGCAGGAAGAGCGCGAAGTTATCGAGAAGATGATCACCTCCATGGAGGCTGAGGCGCGCAGCACGGATGAGGATGGAGAAGAAGTCCGGCTTCAGATCGGATATGACATCAAAGAACAGCCTGTGCCGATTCAAGAGATTCAAGATGAAGAGAAGAAGATTACGATTCAGGGAACCATATTCGGCCTGGACAGTAAGGAACTCCGTAATGGCAGCACACTGTTTATGTTCAACCTCACAGATTTCAGTGATTCCTTGCAAATGAAAATGTTTGCGAAGACGAAGGAAGATTTGAAAATTATGAGTCTTCTGGCGAACGGTAAGTGGGTCAAAGCACGCGGACGGGTAGATTATGACCGTTTTATGCAAATTCCTGAACTCGTCATGATTCCTTCTGATTTGGCAGAAGTACAGGCACCACCTGCCCGTAAAGATACGGCTCCTGAGAAACGCGTGGAGTTTCATTTGCACTCGACCATGAGCACGATGGATGCGGTAACGCCTATTGATCAATATATCAAAACGGCAGCCAAGTGGGGACACAAGGCCATTGCGATCACCGATCATGGGGGTGTGCAGTGCTATCCTGACGCGGCGAAGGCTGCAAAAAAGAACGGCATTAAAATGATTTACGGTGTGGAAGCAAATGTGGTGAATGACTCGGTACCCGTTGTGCTGCAGCCGCAGCCGATTGAACTAAAATCAGCCACCTATATTGTGTTCGATATCGAGACCACCGGTCTGTCGATTACAAACAGTAAAATCACAGAGCTAGCCGCAGTTAAGATGTATGAGGGTCAAGAGATTGACCGGTATGCAACCTTCGTTAATCCGCATGAGAAAATCCCATATCATATTCAGCAGCTGACGAATATTACGGATGAAATGGTGAGGGATGCTCCTGATCTGGAACCGGTTCTGCAGGAGTTCGTGAAATTTGTCGGCGATAGCGTACTTGTGGCTCACAACGCAAGGTTTGACGTGGGCTTCATTCAGGCTTCTCTAAAGGAATACGGCATGCCTCTGCTGGATAATCCGGCTTTGGATACACTTGAATTGGCCCGTTTGATTCATCCGGGAATGAAAAATCACCGGCTGAATACACTTGCGGATAAATATAAAGTGCTGCTTGAAAGTCATCACCGGGCGATCGATGATACGATTGCATTGGCTGGCATATTGAACGGACTTTTAGCCGATGCTGAAAAAATCAAGGGATTGACGATGCTGGACCGGCTGAATGATTATGTCGGCACCGATTTGTCCAATACGCGTCCATTCCATTGCGGTATCTATGCGCTGAATAGTACTGGCAAGAAGAACCTCTTTAAGCTCATTTCAATGTCTCATACGGAATACTTTAAGCGTGTGCCTTGCATCCCGAAATCCAAGCTTGTGGAGATGCGGGAAGGGCTTTTGATCATATCAGGCTGCGAAAAAGGCGAGTTTTTTGAAACTGTGCTGAACAAAACGGTAGAGGAAGCCATTGAAGTGGCTCAGTTCTACGATATATTGGAAATTCAGCCATTAACCATGTACATGCATTTGGTGGATAAAGGCCTTGTGGGAAGTCCAACGGAACTAAAGACAGCCATCAAAACAATCTGTGATATAGGTGAGAAGCTGAATAAGCCGGTTATAGCTACAGGCAACGTACATTACCTTGATCCGCGGGACAAGCTGTTCCGGGATATTACGATTCATGGTATTACCGGGTTTAGTCCGCTCAAGGATATCCGGAAGCCGGATGCTCATTTCCGCACGACAGATGAGATGCTGGAAGAGTTTGAGTTTCTGGGTAAAGACAAAGCCATTGAGGTCGTTGTCACGAATACGAATGAACTGGCTGACCGCTTTGAGGAGCTCGAATTATTCCCGGACAAGCTTTTCACACCGATTATCGAAGGCGCAGACGAGGAAATCCGAAACACATGCTACGAAACGGCAAGATCGATTTATGGAGAGGATCTTCCGGAGGTTGTCATCGCACGTTTGGAAAAAGAACTTGAACCGATTATTAAATACGGCTTCTCGGCTAACTATCTGATTTCGGAACGTTTGGTGAAAAAATCGAATCGGGATGGTTACCTGGTTGGTTCCCGGGGTTCGGTTGGATCTTCCGTCGTCGCCACATTTCTTGGCATTTCCGAGGTTAATCCGCTGCCGGCACATTATATTTGCAAGAATGAGGAATGTAAATACAGTGAGTGGTTTCTCGACGGCAGTATACCAAGTGGATTTGATTTACCGGATAAAACATGCCCACATTGCGGAAGCAACCTGAAGGGCGAAGGCCAGGATATTCCGTTTGAGACCTTCCTGGGCTTTAAAGGAGACAAGGTTCCCGATATCGACCTTAACTTCTCCGGGGAATATCAACCGCAGGCGCATAACTACACCAAAGAAATTTTTGGCGATAAATGCGTATTCCGGGCAGGGACCATTGGTACCGTAGCAGAGAAAACAGCCTTTGGTTACACGAAGAAGTATGAGGAAGACCATCATCAAAAATGGCGCGGAGCCGAGCTGAGCCGCCTGGCGGCAGGCTGTACCGGCGTGAAGCGCAGCACGGGCCAGCATCCCGGCGGTATCGTCGTTGTTCCGGATTATATGGAAGTGGAGGATATTACTCCTGTTCAATTTCCGGCGGATGATGTCAATGCGGAATGGAAAACAACTCACTTTGACTATCACGCCTTTGATGCGAATCTTCTGAAGCTGGATATACTGGGTCATGATGATCCGACAATGATGCGGATGCTGCAGGATTTAACCGGGGTTGATCCTACGACCATCCCGATGAACGATCCTAAGGTCATGAGCATGTTCAATTCCACCGAGGCGCTGGGAGTGGAGCCGGGTCATATCCGGACACCTGTCGCTACGTATGGAGTTCCTGAGATGGGAACCAAGTTTGTCCGCCAGATGTTGATTGAATCAAAGCCGTCATCGTTTGCCGATTTGCTGCAGATTTCCGGGCTGTCCCACGGAACCGGCGTATGGCTGGGTAACGCACAGGAATTGATCAAGAATGGAACCTGTAACATCAAAACTGTTATCGGCTGCCGGGATGATATCATGCTATTCCTGATCTATAAAGCCGGGATGGATGCCAGTCTGGCCTTTAAAATTACGGAGAGCGTTCGTAAGGGTAAGGGATTGACACCGGAATGGATCGAAGAAATGAAAAAATGCAAAGTGCCGATGTGGTATATTGACTCCTGTTTGAAGATCCAGTATATGTTCCCGAAAGCTCACGCCGCTGCATATGTTATCTCAGCGGTGCGCACGGCATACTTTAAACTTTATTATCCTATTCATTATTATGCGACCTATTTCTCGGTTCGTGCAGAGGACTTCGACATCGAACTCTGCTGCCAAGGGTATGATGCAATCAATCGTCAAATTGATGAAATTGAGCAAAAAGGCTTCCAGGCAACCACCAAAGAGAAGAGCATGCTGTCGGTGCTGGAAATGGCTCTCGAAATGACGGCAAGGGGCTTCAGCTTCAAAAGCATCGATCTGTACCGCTCGGAAGCGACCCGTTTTATCGTGGATGGTGATTCACTGATTCCTCCGTTCTCGGCAATGCAAGGGATCGGTGACAATGCGGCACGCAACATTGCGGCTGCCCGTGAACATGGGGAGTTTCTCTCCATTGAGGACTTCCAGCAGAAGTCCAAGGCAAGTAAGTCCATTATTGAACTGCTTACACAATTGGGCTGCTTCCGGGGTCTTCCTGAAAGTAATCAGCTCTCCCTATTCTAA
- the nusA gene encoding transcription termination factor NusA produces MSMDFIEAMNELEREKGISKDILFEAIEAALISSYKRNFNTAQNVRVDMNRNTGVIKVYARKLVVEEVLDPRTEISVPAAREINPHFQLEDIAEIEVTPRDFGRIAAQTAKQVVTQRIREAERGLIYNKFVDKEEDIVTGTVQRQDLRNFYVDLGKVEAVLPIGELMPNEKFKHGDRIKAYITKVENTTKGPQIMLSRTHPGLLKRLFELEVPEIFDGVVEIRSVAREAGFRSKIAVYSRNPEVDPVGSCVGPKGLRVQTVVNELRGEKIDIVRFSEDVEEYVANALSPSKVLEVIVFEEEKMARVIVPDYQLSLAIGIKGQNARLAAKLTGWKIDIKSESQAEQEFGRPKTTSAEMHQDSVSVD; encoded by the coding sequence ATGAGTATGGATTTTATTGAAGCTATGAATGAATTGGAAAGAGAAAAGGGAATCAGCAAGGATATTCTGTTTGAGGCTATTGAGGCAGCGCTGATTTCCAGTTACAAACGAAATTTTAATACGGCGCAAAACGTACGTGTTGATATGAACCGCAATACGGGGGTTATTAAGGTATATGCCCGCAAGCTGGTTGTGGAAGAGGTGCTGGATCCACGCACTGAAATTTCCGTACCTGCTGCAAGGGAGATCAACCCTCATTTCCAACTTGAAGATATCGCTGAAATCGAAGTGACACCACGTGACTTCGGACGTATTGCCGCACAAACGGCAAAACAGGTCGTTACACAGCGTATCCGCGAAGCGGAACGCGGTTTGATTTACAACAAGTTCGTAGATAAAGAGGAAGATATCGTAACCGGTACTGTTCAGCGACAGGACTTGCGTAACTTCTATGTAGACCTTGGCAAAGTTGAAGCCGTACTTCCGATTGGCGAGCTTATGCCGAATGAGAAATTCAAGCATGGTGACCGTATCAAAGCCTACATCACCAAGGTTGAAAACACGACAAAAGGTCCGCAAATCATGCTGTCCCGTACACATCCGGGTCTGCTGAAGCGTTTGTTTGAGCTTGAAGTACCTGAGATTTTTGACGGTGTGGTTGAAATCCGCTCTGTAGCACGTGAAGCAGGCTTCCGTTCGAAGATCGCTGTCTACTCCCGCAATCCTGAAGTGGATCCTGTGGGCTCTTGTGTAGGTCCCAAAGGCCTTCGTGTGCAGACCGTTGTCAATGAGCTGCGCGGAGAGAAAATTGATATTGTTCGCTTTTCGGAAGATGTTGAGGAATATGTGGCAAATGCCCTGAGTCCTTCTAAAGTTCTGGAAGTAATCGTGTTCGAAGAAGAAAAAATGGCACGCGTCATTGTGCCTGACTACCAACTGTCTTTGGCCATCGGCATTAAGGGTCAAAACGCTCGGCTTGCGGCCAAGCTGACAGGCTGGAAAATCGACATTAAGAGTGAAAGTCAGGCGGAACAGGAATTCGGCAGACCGAAAACGACCTCGGCTGAAATGCATCAGGATTCCGTCTCCGTCGATTAA
- the proS gene encoding proline--tRNA ligase: MSNDKQFVTEITPQGEDFSRWYIDVIKKADLMDYSPVRGCIVFRPDGYEIWEHIQQELDRRFKETGHRNAYFPLFIPESFFQKEKEHVEGFNPELPWVTEAGGDKLEERLAIRPTSETMFGHMYSKWIQSYRDLPVLINQWANVVRWEKRTLPFLRTSEFLWQEGHTAHETEEEAREETMKMLEVYRDFVEEYLAIPVITGQKTPSEKFAGAVDTFSIEAMMKDGRAVQAGTSHYLGTNFAVAFDIQYLSRENKQEFVHTTSWGTSTRLIGSMIMVHGDDRGLALPPKVAPTQVIMVPIGPPKTWEAVVGRTDELFAELKKAGVRVRVDDRSDVRPGWKFNEYEMRGVPVRLEIGPRDMENGVCVLVSRITGEKKVVQQADLVEEVKAMLDQVQREMFDRAKQFMTENFYSVDTLEEMKTSMEEKRGFSLAGWCGSEACESKVKEETGATSRNIPFSPSEEKHTCLVCGQPAKHTVVFARAY; encoded by the coding sequence ATGTCAAACGATAAACAATTTGTGACTGAGATTACACCGCAAGGAGAAGATTTCTCGCGCTGGTATATCGATGTTATTAAAAAAGCAGATCTCATGGATTACTCGCCTGTCCGCGGCTGTATTGTATTCCGTCCGGACGGTTATGAAATTTGGGAGCATATTCAACAAGAGCTGGACCGCCGATTTAAAGAGACAGGACACCGCAATGCATATTTCCCTCTCTTCATACCGGAGAGCTTCTTCCAGAAGGAGAAAGAGCATGTCGAGGGCTTTAATCCTGAGCTGCCATGGGTAACCGAAGCAGGCGGAGACAAGCTTGAGGAGCGTCTGGCTATCCGTCCGACATCTGAAACGATGTTTGGGCATATGTATTCAAAATGGATCCAATCTTATCGTGACCTTCCTGTTCTGATTAACCAATGGGCCAACGTTGTAAGATGGGAAAAGCGTACGCTGCCATTCCTTCGTACGAGTGAGTTTTTATGGCAGGAAGGCCATACAGCTCATGAAACAGAAGAGGAAGCACGCGAAGAAACGATGAAAATGCTCGAAGTCTACCGTGATTTTGTGGAAGAGTACTTGGCGATTCCGGTTATTACAGGGCAAAAGACTCCATCCGAGAAATTTGCGGGTGCAGTCGACACGTTCTCCATTGAAGCCATGATGAAGGATGGTCGTGCCGTACAAGCAGGAACCTCGCATTATCTCGGAACCAACTTTGCGGTAGCCTTTGATATTCAATATTTAAGCCGTGAAAATAAACAGGAATTTGTGCATACAACCTCTTGGGGTACAAGTACACGTCTGATCGGCTCGATGATTATGGTTCATGGTGATGATCGTGGCTTGGCCTTGCCGCCAAAAGTGGCACCAACGCAGGTCATTATGGTTCCGATTGGACCTCCAAAAACCTGGGAGGCTGTTGTAGGCCGCACGGATGAGCTATTTGCCGAATTGAAAAAAGCGGGTGTTCGTGTACGTGTAGACGACCGCAGCGATGTGCGTCCAGGCTGGAAATTTAATGAGTATGAGATGCGCGGCGTGCCGGTACGTCTCGAGATTGGCCCGCGTGATATGGAAAACGGCGTCTGCGTGCTTGTATCGCGGATAACCGGAGAGAAAAAAGTGGTTCAGCAGGCAGATCTTGTTGAAGAGGTCAAAGCGATGCTGGATCAAGTGCAGCGTGAAATGTTCGATCGTGCGAAGCAGTTTATGACAGAGAACTTCTACTCCGTGGATACTTTGGAAGAAATGAAGACGAGCATGGAAGAAAAACGCGGTTTCTCTCTGGCTGGCTGGTGTGGATCCGAAGCATGCGAGAGCAAGGTTAAGGAAGAAACCGGAGCAACAAGCCGGAACATTCCATTCAGCCCTTCGGAAGAAAAACATACTTGCCTGGTATGTGGGCAGCCTGCCAAACATACTGTCGTTTTTGCCAGAGCTTACTAA
- the rimP gene encoding ribosome maturation factor RimP — MSTTKIKEIVEEMVQPFMDEHNFELVDVEYVKEGSNYFLRVYVDKEGGIDIDDCGMVSEYLSQKLDENDPIPTAYFLEVSSPGAERPLKKSEDVAKAVGKDVFVTVYEAVNGLKEFEGRLLSFENEELVISAGKKQYTIPYAKVASARLAIIF, encoded by the coding sequence TTGAGCACAACTAAGATCAAGGAAATTGTAGAAGAAATGGTCCAGCCTTTTATGGATGAGCATAACTTTGAACTTGTTGACGTGGAATATGTAAAGGAAGGCAGTAATTACTTCCTGCGAGTTTATGTTGACAAGGAAGGCGGCATTGACATTGATGACTGCGGCATGGTCAGCGAATATCTGAGCCAGAAGCTGGATGAGAATGATCCCATTCCAACCGCTTATTTTCTGGAGGTATCCTCCCCTGGTGCCGAACGTCCGCTGAAGAAAAGCGAAGACGTGGCTAAAGCTGTCGGCAAAGATGTTTTTGTTACAGTGTACGAGGCGGTTAACGGTCTGAAAGAATTTGAAGGCCGACTTCTTTCGTTCGAGAATGAAGAGCTTGTGATTTCTGCAGGTAAGAAGCAATACACCATTCCGTATGCAAAAGTTGCCAGTGCCAGACTGGCCATTATTTTTTAA